From one Paeniglutamicibacter psychrophenolicus genomic stretch:
- a CDS encoding acyltransferase family protein, with the protein MPIPTPAPVSAVRSNAPVTYPAERFRPELQGLRALAVVLVMVYHVWFGRVSGGVDVFLLLSAFFLAGAFIRKVETSRPLALLSYWLGVFRRLLPAAVLVLLSVIAASIVLLPKARWSSIMEQTAASLFYRQNWQLAADSVDYYAADHATASPLQHFWSLSIQGQVFILWPLLLAAGLVLFKALSGRFPSLSYRNTMGMLFGAVFTTSLAYSIHITATAQEWAYFDTGARLWEFALGSLLAVYLPQLQRLPKALTVPLGWVGLAAILACGMLLQVEHEFPGYLALWPTLAAAFIVMAPNNRFGVQRVLVLGPLVKLGDVSYALYLWHWPVMIFFLVETGNAEISFATGLGLMLVSLLLAWATTRVVESPMRSWQWLSAKRRRAGLGIAVLLSLVLLPLTGWEHRVAAEELRAASQAEIDNPGAAIMDPGFGHEPSSEAVTIPLTSKLDEEWSNFGADCTGAWAPETPEVEYCQQGGNEDAEKTIVVLGDSHAQHWSGAVDVMAQKHGWRWILLTKPSCRFGGPSDTRGEECGAFNKAAGNYVLEHEPDAVLTLGTFTALGEDAEGRSPAQQERIVPGYEAGIRPLLEAGIPVVALRDTPRFTTPAPECVDRFGAESEKCSAPVSELMAAASPLEDLEAGGTLGENFSTMDMTDQLCPEGTCLPVIGNVLVYMDQSHLTSTYVLTTAVQFERRFLEALSGSH; encoded by the coding sequence ATGCCTATCCCCACACCTGCCCCGGTTTCGGCAGTGCGGAGCAACGCACCGGTCACGTACCCCGCCGAACGCTTCAGGCCCGAACTCCAGGGCCTGCGGGCGTTGGCGGTCGTGCTCGTGATGGTCTACCACGTCTGGTTTGGCCGGGTTTCCGGAGGCGTGGACGTCTTTTTGCTGCTCTCCGCGTTCTTCCTCGCCGGCGCTTTCATCCGCAAGGTCGAGACCTCGCGGCCCCTGGCGCTGCTTTCCTACTGGCTCGGCGTCTTTCGCCGGCTACTGCCCGCCGCGGTCCTGGTCCTGCTTTCCGTCATCGCCGCCAGCATCGTGCTGCTGCCCAAGGCTCGCTGGAGCTCGATCATGGAGCAAACCGCCGCCAGCCTCTTCTACCGGCAGAACTGGCAGCTTGCGGCGGACTCGGTGGACTACTACGCCGCGGACCACGCCACGGCCAGCCCGCTGCAGCACTTCTGGTCGCTGTCCATCCAGGGCCAGGTCTTCATCCTGTGGCCGCTGCTGCTCGCCGCGGGCCTGGTCCTGTTCAAGGCCCTGTCCGGCAGGTTCCCCTCGCTGAGCTACCGGAACACCATGGGCATGCTCTTCGGAGCCGTGTTCACCACGTCCCTGGCCTACTCGATCCACATCACCGCAACCGCCCAGGAATGGGCCTACTTCGACACCGGAGCCAGGCTCTGGGAGTTCGCTCTCGGTTCCTTGCTGGCCGTATACCTGCCGCAGCTGCAAAGACTGCCCAAGGCCCTGACCGTGCCGCTGGGCTGGGTGGGCCTGGCCGCGATCCTGGCCTGCGGCATGCTGCTGCAGGTGGAGCACGAGTTCCCCGGTTACCTGGCCCTGTGGCCGACCCTGGCCGCGGCCTTCATCGTCATGGCCCCGAACAACCGCTTCGGGGTGCAACGGGTGCTGGTCCTGGGCCCGCTGGTGAAGCTGGGGGACGTGTCCTATGCGCTGTACCTGTGGCACTGGCCGGTGATGATCTTCTTCCTCGTCGAAACGGGAAACGCGGAGATCTCCTTCGCCACAGGCCTGGGCCTGATGCTGGTTTCCCTGTTGCTGGCCTGGGCCACCACCCGCGTCGTCGAATCCCCGATGCGATCCTGGCAATGGCTCTCGGCCAAGCGCCGGCGCGCGGGCCTGGGCATCGCGGTGCTGCTGTCCCTGGTGCTGCTGCCGCTGACCGGCTGGGAACACCGGGTCGCCGCCGAGGAACTGCGTGCGGCCTCCCAGGCGGAGATCGACAACCCCGGTGCAGCAATCATGGACCCCGGGTTCGGACACGAGCCAAGCTCCGAGGCCGTCACGATCCCGCTGACCAGCAAGCTCGACGAGGAATGGTCGAACTTCGGGGCCGACTGCACCGGCGCATGGGCGCCTGAGACGCCCGAGGTCGAATACTGCCAGCAGGGCGGCAACGAGGACGCGGAAAAGACCATCGTGGTGCTGGGGGACTCGCACGCCCAGCACTGGAGCGGCGCGGTGGATGTGATGGCGCAAAAGCACGGCTGGCGCTGGATCCTGCTGACCAAGCCGTCATGCCGCTTCGGAGGCCCCTCGGACACCCGCGGCGAGGAATGCGGGGCATTCAACAAGGCCGCAGGCAACTACGTGCTGGAACACGAACCCGATGCGGTGCTCACCCTGGGCACCTTCACCGCCCTGGGCGAAGACGCCGAAGGCCGCTCCCCGGCGCAGCAGGAGCGGATCGTGCCCGGCTACGAGGCGGGAATCCGCCCGCTGCTTGAGGCCGGCATCCCGGTGGTGGCGCTGCGCGACACTCCGCGCTTTACCACCCCGGCCCCCGAGTGCGTGGACAGGTTCGGGGCGGAATCGGAGAAATGCAGTGCCCCGGTTTCCGAGCTCATGGCCGCGGCCTCGCCGCTGGAGGACCTGGAAGCCGGCGGCACCCTGGGGGAGAACTTCTCCACCATGGACATGACCGACCAGCTCTGCCCCGAGGGCACCTGCCTCCCGGTCATCGGCAACGTGCTGGTTTACATGGACCAGTCCCACCTGACCAGTACGTATGTCCTCACGACGGCGGTCCAATTCGAGAGGCGATTCCTGGAAGCACTCAGCGGCTCGCACTGA
- a CDS encoding helix-turn-helix domain-containing protein — protein sequence MTMMTTTTPPLTTQKVSVPFVLAFGAALAVSSALSPTAPVSDWTVLWVNNASIGMPDQAMETSTGQSTTTQPVASSLTPAENISKLRVLSGLTADQVGRLLGVSRRSVQNWVAGNAMAAQHEEHVSRLLSVVQALPGSTAEERRSALLDSSNGESLFHKLLAQRAEASRVQGRPLSVGERISL from the coding sequence ATGACGATGATGACGACAACGACACCGCCCCTAACGACACAGAAGGTCAGTGTTCCATTCGTGCTCGCGTTTGGGGCAGCTCTGGCCGTTTCCTCGGCCTTGTCTCCGACAGCTCCGGTCAGTGATTGGACCGTACTGTGGGTGAACAATGCCTCGATCGGCATGCCTGACCAAGCAATGGAGACCTCAACCGGACAGTCAACTACGACTCAGCCCGTCGCAAGCAGCCTCACCCCCGCTGAAAACATCTCGAAGCTTCGTGTACTTTCCGGTCTGACCGCAGATCAGGTCGGTCGTCTTCTCGGGGTGAGCCGGCGGTCGGTGCAGAACTGGGTGGCAGGCAATGCTATGGCCGCACAGCATGAAGAGCACGTATCCCGGCTCTTGTCGGTCGTTCAAGCGCTTCCAGGTTCGACCGCAGAAGAGCGCAGGAGTGCGCTCCTTGACTCCAGCAATGGGGAGAGCCTGTTCCACAAGCTTCTGGCCCAGCGCGCGGAGGCTAGCAGGGTGCAAGGTCGACCACTTTCGGTGGGAGAGCGGATTTCTTTGTGA
- a CDS encoding TIGR04255 family protein — protein MHERERFRPFTGDTSKRILLNDAPLSMVLCQIRWPELGHLQLDMKPRVLEFGSKLSDYPIFQESQEISYTVTPEGVHQGGGGTVFQWRSIDGTWNVSLGRRFLSLYCTDYPGFTIFSERLTKILELLEEHMGVPLIERVGVRYVNQIVDARLIDNLEEYVSPVVLGYSSLVPASPEIMLVSNANQALYSIEDVMLQVRSGMVPADQSVDPAVPAANTESWVLDLDAFNGNVLPFSVPDVLDAVGKLSDTAYDFFKLVVTDGFIREFGGES, from the coding sequence ATGCATGAACGTGAACGCTTTCGTCCCTTTACTGGCGACACTTCCAAGCGAATTCTTCTGAACGATGCGCCATTGTCGATGGTCCTATGCCAGATTCGGTGGCCAGAGCTTGGTCACCTGCAACTCGACATGAAACCACGTGTGCTGGAGTTTGGGTCGAAGCTTAGTGACTACCCGATCTTCCAAGAGTCTCAAGAAATTTCCTACACGGTCACGCCCGAAGGCGTGCACCAAGGGGGCGGCGGGACCGTTTTTCAGTGGCGTTCTATCGACGGTACCTGGAACGTCAGCCTAGGACGACGATTTCTAAGTTTGTACTGTACTGATTATCCAGGGTTCACAATTTTCAGCGAACGACTAACTAAAATTCTCGAGCTCTTAGAAGAGCATATGGGCGTGCCCCTGATCGAGCGTGTCGGAGTGCGATACGTAAACCAGATCGTTGACGCTCGACTTATTGACAATCTCGAAGAGTATGTAAGCCCTGTTGTGCTGGGATACTCGTCACTCGTTCCTGCTTCTCCGGAAATAATGTTGGTCAGCAACGCGAACCAAGCACTGTACTCGATCGAGGACGTGATGTTGCAGGTTCGTTCAGGCATGGTTCCTGCCGATCAGTCAGTAGATCCGGCAGTCCCAGCCGCGAACACTGAGTCGTGGGTGTTGGACCTAGACGCATTTAATGGAAATGTTCTTCCCTTTAGTGTTCCCGATGTATTGGACGCGGTTGGCAAGCTGTCAGACACTGCATACGACTTTTTTAAGTTGGTTGTAACCGACGGATTCATACGAGAGTTTGGTGGTGAGTCGTGA
- a CDS encoding glycoside hydrolase family 10 protein: MKTEMAPLSLALAGPVSRRAVLSAAVAVLGGAVLGPGLVAAPAAAAVIRNHVYTISSRNTFTSATYPRTEFRALWTASVVNIDWPSKSGLPVATQQAELRSILDLAVSRNLNAVLLQVRPAADRMWKATLGEPWSKYLTGTQGTDPGYDPLAYAISEAHKRGIALHAWINPFRVSMDTSLSSLVASHPARLNPSWSFVYGPRRYYNPGIPAVRTFIRNVVVDLVKRYDVDGVHFDDYFYPYPVAGVSIPDSSTYNTYKGSFTSISSWRRNNINVFVRDTHAAIHAAKPRVVFGIGPFGIWANSSSSSLGSATSGLESFYALYADTRRWVKEGWVDYIAPQLYWYQGYTVANYNVLVDWWAKQVAGTSVKLYTGEAAYKVGDPATPAWQDPNELRDHVTKCRSVPAVRGQAYYNTTAVRANKLNAIGILKAAKYARPGLPVPYTQLNSVRPYTPTIAKAVREGSGVRLSWTSSSSGEPIKLIAIWRWESTGSIVPYIQSTGTYLRSVRRRTASAQSWLDSGVVLGHYYWYMIQSISQTGVDSSRATAIFIRA; this comes from the coding sequence ATGAAAACGGAAATGGCACCCTTGTCCCTGGCCCTGGCCGGCCCCGTGAGCAGGAGGGCGGTGCTCTCGGCCGCCGTGGCGGTGCTGGGAGGAGCCGTGCTGGGCCCGGGCCTGGTGGCGGCGCCCGCCGCGGCGGCGGTCATCCGCAACCACGTCTACACCATCTCCTCGCGCAACACCTTCACGTCCGCCACCTACCCGCGCACAGAATTCCGCGCCCTGTGGACCGCGAGCGTGGTGAACATCGACTGGCCCTCCAAATCCGGGCTGCCGGTGGCGACCCAACAGGCGGAACTCCGCTCGATCCTGGACCTTGCGGTGTCCCGGAACCTCAACGCCGTGCTGCTGCAGGTCCGCCCGGCCGCGGACCGGATGTGGAAGGCCACCCTGGGCGAGCCATGGTCCAAGTACCTCACCGGAACCCAGGGCACGGACCCCGGCTACGACCCGCTGGCCTACGCCATCTCCGAGGCGCACAAGCGCGGGATCGCCCTGCACGCCTGGATCAACCCGTTCCGCGTCTCGATGGACACCTCGCTGAGCTCGCTGGTGGCCAGCCACCCGGCGCGACTGAACCCCTCGTGGTCCTTCGTCTACGGTCCGCGGCGCTACTACAACCCCGGGATCCCGGCGGTGCGCACGTTCATTCGCAACGTGGTCGTCGACCTGGTCAAGCGCTACGACGTGGACGGGGTGCACTTCGACGACTACTTCTACCCCTACCCGGTGGCAGGGGTCTCGATCCCGGATTCCTCGACCTACAACACCTACAAGGGCTCCTTCACCTCGATCTCCAGCTGGCGGCGAAACAACATCAACGTGTTCGTGCGCGACACCCACGCCGCGATCCACGCCGCCAAACCCCGGGTGGTGTTCGGCATCGGCCCCTTCGGCATCTGGGCCAACAGCTCCTCGAGCTCTCTGGGCTCGGCCACCAGCGGGCTGGAGAGCTTCTACGCCCTCTACGCGGACACCCGGCGCTGGGTCAAGGAAGGCTGGGTCGACTACATCGCCCCGCAGTTGTACTGGTACCAGGGCTACACGGTGGCCAACTACAACGTGCTGGTCGACTGGTGGGCCAAGCAGGTCGCCGGAACCAGCGTCAAGCTCTACACCGGTGAGGCCGCCTACAAGGTCGGCGACCCCGCCACACCGGCCTGGCAGGACCCCAACGAGCTGCGCGACCACGTGACCAAGTGCCGTTCGGTCCCGGCGGTGCGCGGCCAGGCGTACTACAACACCACCGCCGTGCGGGCGAACAAGCTCAACGCCATCGGCATCCTCAAGGCCGCCAAGTACGCGCGCCCCGGCCTTCCCGTTCCCTACACGCAGCTGAACTCCGTGCGCCCCTACACGCCCACGATCGCCAAGGCCGTGCGCGAGGGCAGCGGGGTGCGGCTGAGCTGGACCTCCAGTTCCAGCGGCGAGCCGATCAAGCTCATCGCCATCTGGCGCTGGGAATCCACCGGATCGATCGTCCCGTACATCCAGTCCACCGGAACCTACCTGCGCAGCGTGCGCCGGCGCACCGCCTCCGCCCAGTCCTGGCTGGATTCCGGGGTGGTGCTCGGGCACTACTACTGGTACATGATCCAATCGATCAGCCAGACCGGCGTTGACTCCTCGCGGGCCACCGCGATCTTCATCAGGGCGTGA
- the groES gene encoding co-chaperone GroES, which translates to MSVSIKPLEDRIVVQPLEAETTTASGLVIPDSAKEKPQEGKVVAVGPGRVDDNGNRVPVDVAEGDVVIYSKYGGTEVKVGGAEYLVLSARDVLAIVVK; encoded by the coding sequence ATGTCCGTCTCCATTAAGCCTCTCGAGGACCGCATTGTCGTCCAGCCGCTCGAAGCAGAAACCACCACTGCTTCCGGTCTGGTCATCCCTGATTCCGCCAAGGAAAAGCCGCAGGAAGGCAAGGTCGTAGCAGTTGGACCGGGCCGTGTCGATGACAACGGCAACCGCGTTCCGGTAGACGTAGCCGAGGGCGACGTCGTGATCTACTCCAAGTACGGCGGAACCGAAGTCAAGGTCGGCGGTGCAGAGTACCTGGTGCTCTCGGCACGCGACGTCCTGGCCATCGTCGTAAAGTAG
- the groL gene encoding chaperonin GroEL (60 kDa chaperone family; promotes refolding of misfolded polypeptides especially under stressful conditions; forms two stacked rings of heptamers to form a barrel-shaped 14mer; ends can be capped by GroES; misfolded proteins enter the barrel where they are refolded when GroES binds): MAKQLAFNEEARRALEAGIDKLANTVKVTLGPRGRNVVLAKAWGAPTITNDGVTIAREIELEDPYENLGAQLAKEVATKTNDVAGDGTTTATVLAQAFVKEGLRNVAAGAAPGEIKRGIEVAVEAVAARLAENSVPVEGKQVANVAAISAQSEEIGELLAQAFETVGTDGVITIEESSTTATELVVTEGMQFDKGYLSPQFVTDPERQEAVLEDALILVNSGKISTVAEFLPLLEKVLAAGKPLFIIAEDTEGEALSTLVVNKIRGTLNAVAVKAPGFGDRRKAMLQDIAILTGAQVVSPDLGLQLDQVGLEVLGAARRITITKDSTTIVDGAGTAEDVADRVSQLKAELTRTDSEWDREKLNERLAKLSGGIGVIKVGAATEVELKERKARIEDAVSSTRAALEEGIVAGGGTALVDALAVLDTDPKVLALTGDALAGVGIARRALVQPLRWIAQNAGFDGYVVTAKVSESPANEGFNALTGVYENLIDAGVIDPVKVTRSALRNAASIAALVLTTETLVAEKPAGEADSHAGHKH, from the coding sequence ATGGCAAAGCAGCTAGCTTTCAATGAAGAGGCGCGACGTGCCCTCGAAGCGGGCATCGACAAGCTCGCAAACACCGTCAAGGTGACCCTCGGCCCGCGCGGCCGCAACGTGGTGCTGGCAAAGGCCTGGGGCGCACCGACCATCACCAACGATGGCGTGACCATCGCTCGTGAGATCGAGCTGGAGGATCCGTACGAGAACCTCGGCGCGCAGCTGGCCAAGGAAGTAGCCACCAAGACCAACGACGTGGCAGGCGACGGCACCACCACCGCCACCGTGCTCGCCCAGGCATTCGTCAAGGAGGGCCTGCGCAACGTTGCCGCAGGTGCCGCCCCTGGTGAAATCAAGCGCGGCATCGAGGTAGCCGTCGAGGCTGTCGCCGCACGCCTGGCCGAAAACTCGGTCCCGGTCGAAGGCAAGCAGGTCGCCAATGTGGCAGCCATTTCCGCGCAGAGCGAGGAAATCGGCGAGCTGTTGGCCCAGGCCTTCGAAACCGTGGGCACCGACGGTGTCATCACCATCGAAGAGTCCTCGACCACCGCCACCGAGCTGGTTGTCACCGAGGGCATGCAGTTTGACAAGGGCTACCTGTCCCCGCAGTTCGTCACCGACCCGGAACGCCAGGAGGCAGTCCTTGAGGACGCGCTGATCCTGGTCAACTCCGGCAAGATCTCCACGGTTGCAGAATTCCTGCCGCTGCTGGAAAAGGTGCTGGCAGCAGGCAAGCCGCTGTTCATCATCGCCGAGGACACCGAGGGCGAAGCCCTCTCCACCCTCGTGGTGAACAAGATCCGCGGCACCCTGAACGCCGTGGCCGTCAAGGCCCCGGGCTTCGGCGACCGCCGCAAGGCCATGCTGCAGGACATTGCGATCCTCACCGGTGCACAGGTTGTCTCCCCGGACCTGGGGCTGCAGCTTGACCAGGTCGGGCTCGAGGTGCTGGGAGCGGCTCGCCGCATCACCATCACCAAGGATTCGACCACCATCGTCGACGGTGCCGGCACCGCCGAGGACGTGGCCGACCGAGTTTCGCAGCTGAAGGCCGAACTGACCCGCACCGATTCCGAGTGGGACCGCGAGAAGCTCAACGAGCGCCTCGCCAAGCTCTCGGGCGGCATCGGCGTGATCAAGGTCGGCGCAGCCACCGAGGTCGAGCTGAAGGAACGCAAGGCACGCATCGAAGATGCAGTTTCCTCCACCCGCGCGGCCCTCGAAGAGGGAATCGTTGCAGGCGGCGGCACCGCATTGGTTGACGCCCTTGCCGTGCTGGACACCGACCCGAAGGTGCTCGCCCTGACCGGCGACGCCCTCGCGGGTGTCGGCATTGCCCGCCGGGCACTGGTCCAGCCGCTGCGCTGGATCGCCCAGAACGCCGGCTTCGACGGCTACGTCGTCACCGCCAAGGTCTCCGAATCGCCGGCCAACGAGGGCTTCAACGCCCTGACCGGCGTGTACGAGAACCTGATCGACGCCGGTGTCATCGACCCGGTCAAGGTCACCCGCTCGGCGCTGCGCAACGCGGCATCGATCGCGGCCCTCGTGCTGACCACCGAAACCCTTGTCGCCGAAAAGCCGGCCGGGGAAGCGGACTCGCACGCAGGCCACAAGCACTAA